ctttaactctgcgagcacggtactttccagtcacgaacggcatgcgccttatcagtgtgacgcagcattctcgacaggaaagtagcgagcgccgagttttcaggaaaggaaacgcaagcaaggcagatgacgattattggtgtgggacaaatgtacaccacaaagggtgcaaccgttttaagagtgtagcagCTGAAAAGGGCGTTGGAGTCGACAGGAGGTGGCCTATTTACCAAATAATCCAAGGCGATCACTTATATGTATAGGTGTACGTGAACTACATCACTAGCTACCGATGCTTTTGGCTTCATAACCGTTTCTGCGCCCACTGACGTTGTACGCTAGCAGCTACAGAAGCATGTTATAGTGGTTCTGACTGCATCCGAGTCACCTGTCTGTGATGCCTTTCTACGGTGTACACAGTGCGTTTTCTGTGTTCCttccggagagagagagagagagcctatTCCAGGTCAGATTAAGACCCATAGAGCCTTCCGGAGTTTGTGTATGATTTCAACGAAAGCTTAGCTGCTTTACACCTGCGTCAGACCGGTGCCTCTTTGCAACACGATTTACGGGAGCTCGTGTGCGACGCGCTATCAGGCCCAGTGTGACCGACAGCTGACGCGTCTGCGAAGCAGGGCAGGTGCACACCTGTCCGTGGACCACGCGGAAAGCGAAGCGACGGCCTCCGAGACTTGTCGCTAAGCGCCTGCAGTGCCCGTGCTGGCGTACTCAACCACGGCTGTCTCGGCCTGAAGGCGCAGGCGCGGAGGACGAAAATGGCTGCTCTCTCCTCCCGCCGTCCCCGCCTGCTTCGCTGCTGTGGGCGGCCAAAAGAAGAAAACAGCCGCCCCCCTTCCGCCGGAGAGAAAAATCGATGCCTTTCCTTCTCTTTAATGTAACCCGCCCGCCGCCTGTGCGGTTCGGCGGCGCTAATCCGGCCGTGCCTTGTTCTTTTTTGGCTCCGGCGCACCCCACTGCTGGTGGCGCTCGGGCTGAATTAATTGTTATCCCCGAAAGGAGTACGCAAAAGAGGAGGGGATGCGTCAGTGCTCGTCCGGCCGCGGGAAGCGGCAGCGCTTTTCAAACTCCCGTCAAGCTGTTTGCTTTTTCGACGTTGCTGGCCGCACTCCCGCCTTTCCAGCGTCCAGAGCTCGGCCGGCGCGCTTCTATCCAAATAACACCCTTTACTTTCTATCTCTCATGTGGCCGTACCCCGCCGCCGGCCTGTTCTTCGATCTGCTTTTTTACGTCTTTGTGTTGTTCCCACTCGTGTGCGTGTCCTGTGCGAGGAGGTGGGGCGGCGTAGCAAAGAACACGGCGGCTTCGCCGACGCCGGCGCagggaggggggtggggtgtTGGCGGTAGGGCGAGTCCATGAAGGCTGTGCGGGGTGGTGGGTGCCGGTGGGTGGGGtccggctgctgctgctctcCCCGGGGGCGGCTGGGCTCGGCGGTAGCGGCGGCGCCTGCCATGTGGGCGAccggggagggggtggggggagcgGGTGGTGTCCTTTGGAGCGTACCATCCTAGTTTGTCGCTGTGCCGATCCGAGGGGGGTTCGGGCGGCGAGTCTTCCTTGGCGTGTTATTTCGCTCGCGGCCTGGGCGGTGGTGTTCCTCGCCGCCTTGGCTTAGCGCCGTGATGCAAGAATGAGAGGGGGGCGGGCGGCGTGGAGGGGGTGGGGAAGAAGCTGCCTCTGAGAATACTTTTTCTTGTTTGGTTCTTTTGGTAAGAGGGGGCGAGggggagtagggggggggggggggggcttgcgcGTGAGCGTTCCAGCTTGCTCTTGtggcagccttttttttttctccttgtcgCTTTGTTTGAAGCGGGTGAGGAAAGAATATGGAGGGGGCCTCGAACAAACCAGAGGGCAGCGAAGGCTCTTTTGTGCTTTGTTAGGCAGACACAGGTTGATGCAGTGGGCGCTGTAGAACGATACTGACGTTGATCAGTCGTTGCACGTATTGCACACGTTAACTGTGCTTTGACGTATGCCAGGAAACGGtgtggaaacttttttttttttgtgagtacTAGGTCGTGGTCCAAAAGACTTCATCTTTGGCGAGAACTAAGTAATGATGATGACTTGCTCAGAATTTTGTCTTTTTTTATGCTTTGATCGTTCCTAGACGCTACAGCTTTAAATTAACACTTGCGGTGGCAGGTGAACAGTTGGAATGCGAAAAGGGAAAACATCCAATTTTCCAAAACCGCATCCGAGATCAAGATTGTTTTCCCTAGAAAAGCAGTTTGGATATGCTTAGATGGCTCACTAACAAGCTATTCGGTATGTATTTAGAACAATGAAGACCCTTGGGATAAAATGGGAGCGAGGCAATTAACGTGAGGAATTTCACCACGGCATACCACTGGCGACGACACATCATTCACGCACAGATTATAAACCTGATTCATTAATTACTTTTGTTTAGATTATTTTTTTAGAACTGtcccatacccgccgtggttgctcagtggctatggtgttgggctgctgagcacgaggtagcgggatcgaatcccggccatggcggccgcattttctatgggggcgaaatgcgaaaacacccgtgtacttagctttaggtgcacgataaagaaccccagctggtcgaaatttccggagtcctccactacggcgtgcctcataatcagatcgtggttttggcacgtaaaaccccataattaactATTAAGAACTGTCCCATGGCATACTGTAAATGGAATTATGTGATGCGTACAGTGTTCACTGTTAGCATAAGGCAGGAACGCGCGTAGATGCCTAGCAGGCAGTGGGAAATAGCGCACGTGTTTTTCAGAGCGCCGTGGTTCAGggtatacaggttgtcccacataacttgagccaaagttttaaaaaggAAAGACACTCCGTatgcgagttgaaccgaatgcaaaTGTAGGCACTCGTCTAGAGTTGCTCgggctattttttattttccccttaactaacggattagttatgtttaattaatcaactttttaagtattggctgcagtacccaagtgtgatacgcaaagttgtagtgCACCTTAAGAAActtctcaataaattgtttccaacacgatatatatCACGTGGTCCTCctcttccgcgttccaaagaaagcccgcgaaatatgacaaaataaaaaaaaacctggcggggcgattgcgcactgttattgtgctcctctcaagcgtgcgatggatgaacaaagtaggctgcagcgagactggcccgcgacagggcgttatgtctggtgtaggtatctgggcatgcggcttttatcgcatgacggcgcaaatgcgtgctgctggccgGGCGGTGCCGAAAcgataaagcgtctaaggagacgaaagagaacaagaacatagctttatttttttttatgcttgtaatgggggggggggggccaagagctggcagcctgccgacggagtgtaatggggttgagtggggaggcggcgttagggccggaatgattttccagtgaccttcaatccaaaaagcGCCTTTTGATAATAAtgcgtgttcgaagaggtcaccatctgCTGCAATGAACATTTGGCATCTCATAAGCACATTTTCCGAGGCGTTTttgatcatggtatcagggatggagttgcagacttgtcttattttttcttttaggttctctgatgttgtGGTTGGTGTCCGGTGTACTTGACCCTTGACGgagccccagagaaagaaatcgaggggagttaaatctggcgaccgtgccggccaagcaatgggcccatgccgtccaatccactgctgcgggaatacttcatgcagccgttcgcaagctttgctgctgccgtgcgcgggagcaccatcatgctgataccaaatatcctcGGTCCTAGCTAATGgaacttcgcaaaaaaaaaaaaaaaacctcaagcGCCCCATCAAGGATGTACGTCGTTGACGTATATCTTTCGTCTGTAAGCGCGTTATAAAAAAACACGGCgccaatgatagtgccaccgtaaattccacaccacacattaacCGACCACTGATATTAGTGatgtcttcaaaacccagtgagggttttcgtcGCTCTAATAGTGAGCGTTGTGAATGTTCACTTGGGCATTACGTGGGAAAGTAGCTTCATCGGTCCACAGTATTTTGCTGACATAGCCTGGATCTTCTTCTGTCttgattataatccagtttgcaaagtcCTTTAGATTCTGGAAATCGCGGCgctccaacatctggtgcagctgcacATGGTAAGAATGAAGTTGCCTCTTCTTATGTACTCTACACACTGAATACTTtgacactccagcttcagcacccacaTTACGAACACTTGCATAtgggtctgaagaaaactttgacagaatatctctctccacgtcctcgcccaggattgaagatttatgtcgtttcttcgtgaaagtcccagtctgtctcagcgtttcatatgcacGCACATTCGTCATTGAGCTCGGACGCGTACCTGGATGCCAGCGTTGAAATAGCTCAACTTCGCGtcttctatgtccacttgacgcacctAAGAGGCAAAACATCTGctctttcctcattggagtaagccatatctTCTGCCCAACGTTGGCCAAAGCCAAATAGCGTTGCTGTGGAGAACACGCAGGGATGCAGGTGCCTGAggagcactggatatattgcagTTCGCTGGGATTGGTTCAAACGAGGTACTATCtgcgtcaaatgaaacgtgaacagcggagcgcgtggcccaagcataagtgaaggtgTAGTCCGTGCCGTCCAAAAATCACAGTAAGTGTGATAAGGAGAGCCGACGGGGCCAGTGCGATGAGAGTCGTCGTCTGAAGAGAACATGcgtaatcttccttgaatatagccaaggtttctttttttaccagtaGGTAGTTTTGTCCCCGAGTGATTTATGAGCTGTTATTCAAGCCCTAAGGTTTGAAGTTGTTGCATCATCGTTCAATTTGAAAACTACTgcaaggtcatttgtgtacaaaagCAAATTTGTAGCAGCCGTCATCGCCTTCCATCGTTCCCACGCGCTTCGCCatttccttctttcaagcagaatcaaaatgctgctttcgtcatttctttttcgtggccttagacgctttatcgcttcggcaacgcacggccagcagcatgcatttgcaccgtcatgcgataagagccgcatgcccagatacctacaccaggcacagccccctgtcgcgggccagtcttgctgcagccgaccttgttcatccatcgcacgcttgagagcagcacaataacaaaTAAAACTTCGGCGttctagaagttacagcttcagTGATATTGTGAGCAAACAATAGGAAGAACTCGGACGCAATATttctttgtaacttgtttgggcaatAACTAGCGTATATGTAATACGTATCCTGTACAAAGTTGGgagccagagaccgcattttcttaagtttcgACTGGTTGCACGGATGATCtccttttgttctcgcaacttgcccgaaTGTTCTTGCtcgagtgcccggataacggctctggcttttgacTCAAGGTCATTTGAAGGTCGCCGACGACGGGAGCTAAAGGCGTTGCATGCTTAAAACGTTTTCTGCTCGTGTACTTCTACTTCGTTGTCTGCACTGCCCCCTTTTGTCATCACAAGCTGTACATAAAAGAAACTAACGTTGATTGTAGATATAGAATCTGAATGCCCTTTTTCCCTACGCCATGAAGCAAGTggcaagagagaaagaaggaacggAAGGGGGGCAAGAAAACTGCGTAGAATAGCCAAAGGTACTCATGATCGGCCACACCGCACGGATCAAGGGCTCAGTGCACGTAGATCTTTAATCCTGGCCATGTCGagcgcacttcgatgggggcgaaatgcgaaaacacccgtgtacttagatttaggtgcatgttaaagaacaccaggtggtcgacatttccggagttctccactacggtgtgcctcatactcggaaaatggttttggcacgtaaaaccccattattttaattttaatttcaagttatgtgggacaacctgtatatggTAAAAGGATTTTTGTGGCATGTTTATAGTGCTTAACCTCTGGAAACAGAAACCAGCTGATTGGCAGGATCTCTTTGAATATAAGAAATGTGGGGTGTGAGCAGTTTAGGTTGCCTTGCGCAAGGACGGAGCACAAAGAAAAGATGATAGTGCGTTTTTAAGTTAGAGCGCACTGTCTATCTTCATGCTCGGTGTCTGGATCTGTTTCCACCAGCTCTTCTTTAGCAGTGACAATGCTCAGATAAGGAAAAAAGAGCTAAAATTTTGCTGTTACtacgcgtggcctccgagattgcaacgGCGTGCTCCCGTACAATTTCTGGACGCCAAGCACTGTCCCTTGAAACTGAAAAAACCTGCTActgtagctcagtggctgtgaATCTCTGCTGCTGCTGAGCACCATAACGTAGGGACGAGTTCCGACTGAAGCGCAAAATTGCTCGTGTATTTAGATCTAGGGGCGCCGAAACAATCCAATAcctgccgtagttgctcagtggctatggtgttgtgctgctgagcacgaggtcgcgggatcgaatcccggccacggcggccgcatttcgatggaggcgaaatgcgaaagcattcgtgtacatagatttaggtgcacgtt
This Dermacentor albipictus isolate Rhodes 1998 colony chromosome 1, USDA_Dalb.pri_finalv2, whole genome shotgun sequence DNA region includes the following protein-coding sequences:
- the LOC139046922 gene encoding uncharacterized protein, translating into MVRSKGHHPLPPPPPRSPTWQAPPLPPSPAAPGESSSSRTPPTGTHHPAQPSWTRPTANTPPPSLRRRRRSRRVLCYAAPPPRTGHAHEWEQHKDVKKQIEEQAGGGVRPHER